The region GCCTCTCTATCTCCGGCTCCGGCCGTGGTGGGCCCAAGCGTGTCAACCCCGTCTCCGTCACCTGCCTCGATATCTCCGGTGGTGGCCCCATCTCCTTACTCTCTCTCCCCAAGCTCGTCAACTCCGTCTCCATCTCCAGCGGCTCCGGTGGTGGCCCCATCTCCTTACTCTCTTCCCCCAAGCTCGTCGGCTCCGTCTCCGTCTCCAGCAGCTATATCTCCGGCGACACAGGGCCCCTCTCCTGCCTCGCTGTCACCGGCAACGTCGCCATCTGCTACGCCCAGTGGATCACCCGCGCCTGCCACCGGATCAATGTCACCACCACCGACGACAGGCTTGGGCCCAACGTCCTCATCTCCGCCCGCACCGGCATCCGGAACCCCATCTCCGTCGTCGGCATTGTCTCCGGGAGCGGGGACGGAGAACGCGAATTCCACTTCACCGCCTAAATCATCGGCGACGGCTCTGACCCCCTCCGGTTTCATGCCATCGTCAGTGACGGCGGCGTTGAGCGTTCTCATCCTGGGTGTCTTTATGGCCGCACCTTAAAGCAGCAGCACGTATTTACGTCTTCTTTATGGGACTTTTtgtgatttattattttaccaGTTCTTACGTTGTTATGTATATGtgatttttcttatatatatatatatatatatatttgtcatttcatttagggttatttaatttaaaataaaactaaaaacagaAATAAAAGTCCTTGAttttgtgctctctctctctctcttaatgtatatatgtatatatagttaaATTACTATGGCTTATTACATGATGGATGGTTTTGTTGGAAcaccaattaattatatatagtgGGGGGGGATCCATGAatgtaataattattattattattatatattgaatttttaatttctaataatatattgaattcttaattaatattaaattaaatgataattttgaaaagaaagagagaaggactTGTCTTAATTCTTGGCCACAAAATCACAGTCtcaattcatttatttagtGGTACAAATTAAGCATAAGCATTAGCAAATTAACCCCAcacctgcctgcctgcctgatCTTCCATACATATCCCTCTCCCTTTGGGCATTTGCTTGCTGTCACACCCACACCATTATtatttgctgctgctgctgccacgTACTACATCTGCATGTGAATGTGATGATATAAAGTTTTTCAactttttaacataaatttctttataaaaaaaaaaatgttat is a window of Diospyros lotus cultivar Yz01 chromosome 10, ASM1463336v1, whole genome shotgun sequence DNA encoding:
- the LOC127812250 gene encoding early nodulin-like protein 2, giving the protein MASHEYFLSLLLLAGLVGTLQAFQFHVGGGDGWVPNPRKSFNDYSKRLRFQVNDTLFFKYKKGSDSVLVVNKDDYDNCNTKKPIMKMEDGESTFKLDRSGPFYFISGIKDHCEKGQKLVVVVMAVRSNKPKTHPPLPPPPAQSPTPVVAPISPSSPPTTSSPSPSATPPATQVPVSSPGPAASLSPAPAVVGPSVSTPSPSPASISPVVAPSPYSLSPSSSTPSPSPAAPVVAPSPYSLPPSSSAPSPSPAAISPATQGPSPASLSPATSPSATPSGSPAPATGSMSPPPTTGLGPTSSSPPAPASGTPSPSSALSPGAGTENANSTSPPKSSATALTPSGFMPSSVTAALSVLILGVFMAAP